The Arthrobacter sp. NicSoilC5 genome has a window encoding:
- a CDS encoding amino acid permease yields the protein MTSTVLPTVHQDDADLTSLGYQPTLHRKLGRYASFAAGFSFVSILTTIFQLFAFGYSFAGPAFFWTWPVVLVGQLLVALNFAELAARYPLSGAVYQWARRVGGEGVGWFAGWFMSIAQVVTAAAAAIALQVVLPQLWDGFQVVGGDPALNTVTGASNAVVLGAVLLVATTIINSLGVKLMAHVNSVGVTCEIVGVAAVILALISAAQRGPDVVADTSVLQGSDLGAVGAFLVSGLMAAYVMVGFNSAGELSEETKDPRRTAPRTILSALLISGVGGALMIITALMAAPSLDDGRLATEGLPYVLTAVLGTFWGKVLLVDVAIAIFVCTLAIQTAGSRLVFSMARDGKLPASRLLSSVHPTRGTPMWPSIVIGALAVAVLAINVGNAALFTTLCSVCIVMVYLAYLLVTVPQLANRLRGDWDRVGQAMPAGLFSLGRWGLPVNILAVLYGAVMVVNLAWPRPEVYDPSGENGLLLWSAPLMVTAVLLLGLWVGRRNAAIKA from the coding sequence ATGACATCAACCGTCCTCCCCACCGTCCACCAGGACGATGCAGACCTGACGTCCCTTGGCTACCAGCCCACCCTCCACCGAAAGCTCGGCCGCTACGCTTCCTTTGCCGCCGGCTTTTCCTTCGTCTCCATCCTCACCACCATCTTCCAGCTCTTCGCCTTCGGCTACTCCTTTGCCGGCCCGGCGTTCTTCTGGACCTGGCCGGTCGTCCTGGTGGGCCAGTTGCTGGTGGCGCTGAATTTCGCCGAACTTGCCGCCCGCTACCCACTGTCCGGCGCCGTCTACCAGTGGGCGCGGCGCGTCGGGGGAGAAGGCGTTGGCTGGTTCGCCGGCTGGTTCATGTCCATCGCGCAGGTGGTCACCGCCGCCGCGGCCGCGATCGCCCTGCAGGTAGTGCTGCCCCAGCTGTGGGACGGCTTCCAGGTGGTGGGCGGGGACCCGGCACTCAACACCGTGACCGGGGCTTCGAACGCCGTGGTCCTGGGCGCGGTCCTCCTGGTGGCCACCACCATCATCAACTCCCTGGGCGTGAAGCTCATGGCCCATGTGAACTCCGTTGGCGTCACCTGCGAGATCGTCGGCGTCGCGGCCGTAATCCTGGCCCTCATCAGTGCCGCCCAGCGCGGACCGGACGTGGTTGCTGACACCAGCGTGCTGCAGGGATCCGACCTGGGCGCGGTGGGAGCCTTCCTGGTCTCAGGACTCATGGCCGCCTACGTCATGGTGGGCTTCAACTCCGCGGGCGAGCTCTCAGAAGAAACCAAGGACCCGCGCCGCACCGCACCGCGGACCATCCTCTCCGCCCTGCTCATCTCCGGCGTCGGGGGTGCACTGATGATCATCACCGCACTGATGGCAGCCCCCAGCCTGGACGATGGCCGCCTCGCCACCGAAGGCCTGCCCTACGTGCTCACCGCCGTCCTGGGCACCTTCTGGGGCAAGGTCCTGCTGGTGGACGTGGCCATCGCCATCTTCGTCTGCACCCTGGCAATCCAGACTGCGGGTTCCCGCCTGGTGTTCTCCATGGCCCGCGACGGCAAGCTCCCGGCGTCGCGACTCCTTTCCTCCGTGCACCCCACCCGCGGCACCCCCATGTGGCCCTCGATCGTGATCGGTGCCCTGGCCGTCGCGGTGCTGGCCATCAACGTAGGCAACGCGGCGCTGTTCACCACCCTCTGCAGCGTCTGCATCGTGATGGTCTACCTCGCTTACCTCCTGGTCACCGTCCCGCAGCTGGCCAACCGCCTCCGCGGCGACTGGGACCGGGTGGGACAGGCCATGCCCGCGGGCCTCTTCTCACTGGGCCGCTGGGGCCTGCCGGTCAACATCCTCGCAGTGCTCTACGGCGCAGTCATGGTGGTCAACCTCGCCTGGCCGCGGCCCGAGGTGTACGACCCCTCAGGCGAAAACGGGCTCCTCCTCTGGTCCGCGCCGCTCATGGTCACGGCCGTCCTGCTCCTGGGCCTCTGGGTCGGGCGCCGGAATGCGGCAATCAAGGCCTGA
- a CDS encoding urea amidolyase associated protein UAAP1: protein MTQTIETPTTGTATTAGARTHAREQHGKTVDTMRFVPAASAPQHLLAGMPDGASPTWAESLAFGRYTTMALARGTRIRLTDTAGDACVHTLLYRTGALHERLNIADTVKVPWQAYPATGHPLLSDAGRLMATIVADTSSRHDALTGATTLAGNTARYGAGTVHSASPAARELLTLGALKNGLGTRDVAPSLSLFKGITVDPAGSITFTGSTGPGAAVELLLQMDAVLVLANTAHPLDPRRDFTGTAVDITAWHAPQDLAELEAGRLAGPLSPEHLQALRNTEHDLTARDAR, encoded by the coding sequence ATGACACAGACCATTGAAACGCCAACAACCGGTACCGCCACCACCGCCGGCGCCCGCACCCACGCCAGGGAACAGCACGGTAAGACCGTGGACACCATGCGCTTCGTCCCGGCAGCCTCCGCGCCGCAGCACCTGCTGGCAGGAATGCCCGACGGCGCGTCCCCCACGTGGGCAGAGTCCCTCGCCTTTGGCCGCTACACCACCATGGCGCTGGCCCGGGGCACCCGGATCCGGCTCACGGACACCGCCGGCGACGCGTGCGTCCACACCCTGCTCTACCGGACCGGCGCCCTGCACGAACGCCTTAACATTGCCGACACCGTCAAGGTCCCGTGGCAGGCCTACCCCGCCACCGGCCACCCACTGCTGTCCGACGCAGGCCGCCTGATGGCCACCATCGTGGCGGACACCTCCAGCCGGCACGATGCCCTCACCGGGGCCACCACCCTGGCAGGCAACACTGCCAGGTACGGCGCCGGGACCGTCCACAGCGCCTCACCGGCCGCCCGCGAACTGCTCACCCTGGGCGCCCTCAAGAACGGCCTGGGCACCCGCGACGTGGCGCCGTCGCTCTCGCTCTTCAAGGGCATCACCGTTGACCCGGCCGGAAGCATCACCTTCACCGGGAGCACCGGACCGGGCGCCGCCGTCGAGCTTCTCCTCCAGATGGACGCCGTGCTGGTCCTCGCCAACACCGCGCACCCGCTGGATCCCCGCCGTGACTTCACCGGAACCGCCGTGGACATCACCGCCTGGCACGCCCCGCAGGACCTCGCGGAACTCGAAGCGGGACGCCTCGCCGGACCGCTCAGCCCGGAACACCTGCAGGCCCTCCGCAACACCGAACACGACCTCACCGCAAGGGACGCCCGATGA
- a CDS encoding urea amidolyase associated protein UAAP2 encodes MNTVTSTRPDAAETALAAGTVILDEFVEARGPWSAVVAAGDVLTIVDLEGNQAVDCLLYAAADTTVRYSAPATIAAQQSIILTTGSVLRADTGAPLMTVVADEVGVHDTIGGACSQESNTLRYGQHTREQHACVENFLIEGFRWSLGKRDLVSNINWFMNVPVDPDGALGIVDGLSAPGKRVALRAEVDTLVLVSNCPQVNNPCNGFNPTPVRMIVTRPEAAL; translated from the coding sequence ATGAACACCGTTACAAGCACCCGCCCCGACGCCGCGGAAACCGCGCTCGCTGCCGGCACCGTGATCCTGGATGAATTCGTCGAAGCCCGCGGACCCTGGTCCGCCGTGGTGGCCGCCGGTGACGTCCTCACCATCGTGGACCTGGAAGGCAACCAGGCCGTGGACTGCCTCCTGTACGCCGCGGCAGACACCACTGTCCGCTACTCGGCTCCGGCAACCATCGCCGCGCAGCAGTCGATCATCCTCACCACCGGTTCCGTCCTGAGGGCGGACACCGGTGCGCCCCTGATGACCGTCGTGGCGGACGAAGTGGGCGTGCACGACACCATCGGCGGTGCCTGCTCGCAGGAATCCAACACCCTCCGGTACGGCCAGCACACCCGCGAACAGCACGCCTGCGTGGAGAACTTCCTGATCGAGGGTTTCCGCTGGAGCCTCGGCAAACGCGACCTCGTCTCCAACATCAACTGGTTCATGAACGTCCCGGTGGACCCGGACGGCGCCCTGGGCATTGTGGACGGCCTGTCCGCCCCCGGAAAGCGCGTGGCGCTGCGGGCGGAGGTGGACACCCTGGTGCTGGTCTCCAACTGCCCGCAGGTCAACAACCCCTGCAACGGTTTCAACCCCACCCCCGTCCGCATGATCGTCACCCGGCCGGAGGCTGCACTGTGA
- the uca gene encoding urea carboxylase translates to MNTFDTLLVANRGEIACRIIESAKKLGLRTVAVFSEADRGAKHVRLADEAVLLGPAPAKESYLRVDAILAAAKATGAGAIHPGYGFLSEDAAFAEAVEAAGLVFVGPTPEQLRIFGTKHTARDAARAAGVPMIAGSGLLEDVDAAVEAGRTIGFPLMLKATGGGGGIGMTVCRSEAELAESFPRVARLAGASFGTAGVFAERYVENARHIEVQVFGDGEGRVVSLGDRDCSLQRRHQKVLEEAPAPDLPEDLRAELHRTSRALCASLKYRSAGTVEFVYDSARREASFLEVNARLQVEHPVTEAVTGVDLVEWMLRLAQGGSAGHAVLENVPEALPVTGHAVEARLYAEDPARGFQPSAGTVTNAAYPAAGEARVDAWVETGTEVSTNYDPLLGKIITSGASRTEAFDRLAAALENTRIDGIETNLGMLCAVGGLDVVRSVQHSTSTLDSVGDPEPRITVNRPGLQTSVQDWPGRTGLWQIGVPPSGPMDDLSFRLGNTALGNPEGAPGLEFTMTGPSLTFTHSTTVCVTGADVTVTVDGAEVAAWTPVVVPAGGTLDAGTATGNGLRGYILFQGGLDIPQYLGSASTFTLGQFGGHAGRVLRAGDVLRAVKSAVEQAPGSAVPLDSRPALTSTWELAVAEGPHGAPEFFQREDIEELYAAEYEVHFNSARTGVRLIGPKPRWARTDGGEAGLHPSNIHDTAYSVGALDFTGDTPILLGPDGPSLGGFVCPVTVVTAERWKLGQLRPGDKVRFVPITAGQAPSAKDLGPGRQLVLPGDADWSANPSPAAQAAGRPGRPVRGDGDDGVLGRVPEGSGRPAVTYRRSGDDNLLVEYGEMVLDLGLRARVHALHQHIEALRVPGIVDLTPGIRSLQIKVDPSVLSTTRLLDLVQDIEAALPASSELVVPSRTVRLPLSWDDPATREAIERYMAGVRDDAPWCPWNIEFIRRINGLDSVNDVFDTVFNAEYLVLGLGDVYLGAPVATPLDPRHRLVTTKYNPARTWTPENAVGIGGAYMCIYGMEGPGGYQFVGRTTQVWSRYADSAPFEPGSPWLLRFFDRISWYPVSPEELLDLRADMAAGRGRGVEIEEGTFSLAEHEAFLAENRDSIGLFREKQGAAFAVERQAWADAGEFDRAEALAAVVAPSTDDVVVPDDGALVSAPFAASVWKVDVAAGDHVVKGQPLVSLEAMKMETVLAAPCDGVVLRVLPTAGSQVVAGEAVVVLGAPAEPAGLETLELEEAAV, encoded by the coding sequence CTGAACACCTTCGACACCCTGCTGGTTGCCAACCGCGGCGAAATCGCCTGCCGCATCATCGAATCCGCGAAGAAGCTGGGACTGCGCACCGTGGCCGTCTTCTCCGAGGCTGACCGCGGCGCCAAGCACGTCCGGCTCGCCGACGAAGCCGTGCTCCTGGGGCCCGCCCCGGCCAAGGAGTCCTACCTCCGGGTCGATGCGATCCTGGCCGCCGCCAAGGCCACCGGTGCCGGCGCCATCCACCCCGGCTACGGCTTCCTGTCTGAGGACGCAGCCTTCGCCGAAGCGGTGGAAGCCGCGGGCCTGGTCTTTGTTGGCCCCACCCCGGAGCAGCTGCGCATCTTCGGCACCAAGCACACCGCGCGCGACGCCGCCCGGGCGGCCGGGGTGCCGATGATCGCCGGTTCCGGGCTGCTGGAGGACGTGGATGCCGCCGTCGAAGCCGGCAGGACGATCGGGTTCCCGCTGATGCTCAAGGCCACCGGCGGTGGCGGCGGCATCGGCATGACGGTGTGCCGCTCCGAGGCGGAACTCGCCGAAAGCTTTCCCCGCGTGGCCCGCCTGGCCGGCGCCAGCTTCGGAACCGCCGGGGTCTTCGCCGAGCGGTACGTGGAGAACGCACGGCACATCGAGGTCCAGGTCTTTGGCGACGGCGAAGGCCGGGTGGTGAGCCTGGGCGACCGTGACTGCTCGCTGCAGCGCCGCCACCAGAAGGTCCTTGAGGAAGCTCCGGCCCCGGACCTGCCCGAAGACCTCCGCGCGGAACTGCACCGCACCTCACGGGCGCTCTGCGCCTCCCTTAAGTACCGCTCCGCGGGCACAGTCGAGTTCGTCTACGACTCCGCCCGCCGGGAAGCCTCCTTCCTGGAAGTCAACGCCCGCCTCCAGGTGGAGCACCCCGTGACCGAGGCCGTCACCGGCGTTGACCTGGTGGAGTGGATGCTCCGCCTGGCGCAGGGCGGGAGCGCAGGGCACGCGGTGCTGGAGAACGTGCCGGAGGCACTGCCCGTCACCGGCCACGCCGTGGAAGCCCGCCTCTACGCCGAGGACCCGGCCCGTGGGTTCCAGCCCAGCGCCGGAACCGTTACCAACGCCGCCTACCCCGCGGCGGGGGAAGCCCGGGTGGACGCCTGGGTGGAAACCGGCACGGAAGTCTCCACCAACTACGATCCCCTCCTGGGCAAGATCATCACCTCCGGTGCCAGCCGCACGGAGGCCTTTGACCGCCTGGCCGCAGCCCTGGAAAACACCCGGATCGACGGCATCGAGACCAATCTGGGCATGCTCTGTGCCGTGGGCGGCCTGGATGTGGTCCGCAGCGTGCAGCACTCCACCAGCACCCTGGACTCCGTGGGGGATCCGGAACCGCGCATCACCGTGAACCGCCCCGGCCTGCAGACCAGCGTGCAGGACTGGCCCGGCCGCACCGGCCTTTGGCAGATCGGTGTCCCGCCCAGCGGCCCCATGGATGACCTGTCCTTCCGCCTGGGCAACACCGCCCTGGGCAACCCGGAGGGCGCGCCGGGCCTGGAGTTCACCATGACCGGTCCCAGCCTGACCTTCACGCACTCCACCACCGTCTGCGTTACCGGGGCGGACGTCACGGTGACGGTTGACGGCGCGGAGGTGGCCGCCTGGACGCCCGTCGTCGTTCCGGCAGGTGGAACGCTCGACGCCGGCACGGCCACCGGGAACGGCCTGCGGGGCTACATCCTGTTCCAGGGCGGCCTGGATATCCCGCAGTACCTGGGCAGCGCCTCCACCTTTACGCTCGGGCAGTTCGGCGGCCACGCCGGGCGGGTCCTGCGCGCCGGCGACGTCCTCCGCGCGGTGAAGTCCGCCGTCGAACAAGCCCCCGGCAGTGCGGTGCCCCTGGACAGCCGCCCTGCCCTTACCTCCACTTGGGAACTGGCCGTGGCCGAAGGCCCGCACGGCGCCCCCGAGTTCTTCCAGCGCGAAGATATCGAAGAACTGTACGCCGCGGAGTACGAGGTGCACTTCAACTCCGCCCGCACCGGCGTGCGGCTCATTGGCCCCAAGCCCCGCTGGGCCCGGACCGATGGCGGCGAGGCAGGCCTGCACCCGTCCAACATCCACGACACCGCCTACTCCGTGGGGGCCCTGGACTTCACCGGCGACACCCCGATCCTGCTCGGCCCGGACGGCCCGAGCCTTGGCGGTTTCGTCTGCCCCGTGACCGTGGTGACGGCCGAACGCTGGAAGCTCGGCCAGCTCCGGCCCGGAGACAAGGTCCGGTTCGTGCCCATCACAGCCGGCCAGGCGCCGTCGGCCAAGGACCTGGGTCCGGGCCGCCAGCTGGTCCTCCCGGGGGATGCTGACTGGTCAGCGAACCCGTCCCCGGCAGCTCAGGCGGCTGGCCGCCCCGGCCGCCCCGTCCGCGGGGATGGCGACGACGGCGTGCTGGGCAGGGTGCCGGAAGGTTCCGGCCGGCCCGCGGTCACCTACCGCCGGTCAGGAGACGACAACCTGCTGGTCGAATACGGCGAGATGGTGCTGGACCTTGGCCTGCGCGCCCGGGTCCACGCCCTGCACCAGCACATTGAGGCGCTCCGCGTACCCGGCATCGTGGACCTAACCCCGGGCATCCGCTCCCTGCAGATCAAGGTGGACCCATCCGTCCTGTCCACCACGCGGCTGCTGGACCTGGTCCAGGACATCGAGGCCGCCCTGCCGGCGAGCTCCGAACTGGTGGTTCCCAGCCGTACGGTCCGGCTGCCGCTGTCCTGGGATGATCCCGCTACCCGCGAGGCTATAGAGCGGTATATGGCAGGCGTCCGGGACGACGCCCCGTGGTGCCCGTGGAACATCGAGTTCATTCGCCGCATCAACGGCCTGGATTCGGTCAACGACGTTTTCGACACCGTCTTCAACGCCGAGTACCTGGTCCTCGGCCTCGGAGACGTGTACCTGGGCGCGCCGGTGGCCACCCCGCTGGACCCGCGGCACCGCCTGGTCACCACCAAGTACAACCCGGCCCGGACCTGGACGCCGGAAAACGCCGTGGGCATCGGCGGGGCGTACATGTGCATTTACGGCATGGAAGGCCCCGGCGGTTACCAGTTCGTGGGGCGCACCACCCAGGTGTGGTCGCGCTACGCGGATTCCGCCCCGTTCGAGCCGGGATCCCCGTGGCTGCTCCGCTTCTTTGACCGGATCTCCTGGTACCCCGTCAGCCCGGAGGAACTCCTGGACCTGCGCGCCGACATGGCAGCCGGACGCGGCCGTGGCGTGGAGATCGAGGAGGGAACCTTCTCCCTGGCCGAGCATGAGGCGTTCCTGGCCGAAAACCGTGACTCGATCGGGCTGTTCCGGGAAAAGCAGGGTGCCGCCTTCGCGGTGGAACGCCAGGCGTGGGCCGACGCCGGCGAGTTCGACCGCGCGGAGGCTCTGGCCGCCGTCGTGGCCCCTTCAACGGATGACGTGGTGGTTCCCGACGACGGCGCACTGGTCTCCGCACCCTTCGCCGCCAGCGTCTGGAAGGTGGACGTTGCGGCCGGGGACCACGTGGTCAAAGGCCAGCCGCTGGTGTCCCTGGAGGCCATGAAGATGGAAACCGTCCTGGCGGCGCCCTGCGACGGTGTGGTGCTCCGCGTCCTGCCCACCGCAGGTTCGCAGGTGGTGGCCGGCGAGGCAGTGGTGGTCCTGGGCGCCCCCGCTGAGCCTGCAGGGCTGGAAACTCTGGAACTGGAAGAGGCAGCAGTATGA
- the atzF gene encoding allophanate hydrolase: protein MSTTATGNTTRRVKAALAAIEAADRPEIWITIRGGDDLLAEAASIDAAVAGGADLPLAGLLLGVKNNVDVAGIPTTAACPGFAYIPDKDAEAVARLRSAGALVLGATNLDQFATGLVGTRSPHGAVRDSRRTDHISGGSSSGSAVAVALGLVDIAIGTDTAGSGRVPAGLQGIVGIKATLDVVSTAGVVPACRSWDAVTIFARDLSTAELAMGVMAGNSRAWPTDVRLAAPSRPRVAYPATLPALPPAWAAEFGRHIDRLTASGVETAPIEFDDFLQAARLLYDGGLVAERHAAVGSFLEEHDAGAESHAGIDPTVGRIIRAAGTVPAHQYVADTARLQELKSRAMARLKGFDALLIPTAPFHPTLAEVAADPVGVNSLMGTYTNFCNLFDLCAVAVPAGEVDGAQFGLTVVGRTFDDAVAADIARRIEATPAPPALFAAAAVPGGARPEAIAGASQPSSSVPWPVAAGATALPLVVVGAHRKGQPLAQQLEERGAFWDGPVRTAARYRMVALDTVPPKPGVYRSDDGAELVGERWLLSPAALGTFLADLPEPMLLGSIQLADGSTAVGFACDAVAAERGEDITAWGDWLADRSVAPAPRTVWRDLGEAALAGFSRGERG, encoded by the coding sequence ATGAGCACCACAGCCACCGGCAACACCACCCGGCGCGTCAAGGCAGCGCTCGCCGCCATCGAAGCAGCGGACCGGCCCGAAATCTGGATCACGATCCGCGGCGGGGACGATCTCCTGGCCGAGGCAGCATCCATCGACGCCGCAGTGGCCGGCGGCGCAGACCTCCCGTTGGCCGGGCTCCTGCTCGGCGTGAAGAACAACGTGGACGTGGCAGGCATCCCCACCACGGCAGCGTGCCCCGGCTTTGCGTACATCCCGGACAAGGACGCCGAAGCCGTGGCCCGCCTCCGCTCCGCGGGGGCGCTGGTCCTGGGGGCCACCAACCTGGACCAGTTCGCCACCGGGCTGGTCGGCACGCGGAGCCCCCACGGCGCCGTGCGCGATTCCCGCCGCACGGACCACATCTCCGGCGGGTCCAGTTCCGGGTCCGCGGTGGCCGTGGCACTGGGACTGGTGGACATCGCCATCGGTACTGACACCGCCGGCTCCGGCCGCGTCCCTGCCGGGCTGCAGGGCATTGTGGGGATCAAAGCCACCCTGGACGTCGTTTCCACGGCCGGCGTGGTTCCCGCCTGCCGGTCCTGGGACGCCGTCACCATCTTCGCCCGGGACCTGTCCACCGCTGAACTCGCCATGGGCGTCATGGCCGGCAACTCCCGCGCCTGGCCCACGGACGTCCGGCTGGCCGCGCCGTCACGGCCCCGCGTCGCGTATCCGGCCACCCTGCCGGCCCTTCCGCCGGCCTGGGCAGCCGAGTTTGGGCGGCACATCGACCGGCTCACGGCCTCCGGTGTGGAAACAGCACCCATCGAATTCGACGACTTCCTCCAGGCGGCACGGCTGCTGTACGACGGCGGCCTGGTTGCCGAACGCCACGCCGCCGTGGGCAGCTTCCTTGAGGAGCACGACGCCGGCGCGGAAAGCCATGCGGGGATCGATCCCACGGTGGGGCGCATCATCCGGGCGGCCGGCACAGTGCCCGCCCACCAGTACGTGGCCGATACCGCCCGGCTGCAGGAACTGAAATCCAGGGCCATGGCGCGGCTGAAGGGCTTCGACGCCCTGCTCATCCCGACGGCGCCGTTCCACCCGACGCTTGCCGAAGTGGCAGCGGATCCGGTGGGCGTGAACTCCCTGATGGGCACCTATACCAACTTCTGCAACCTGTTCGACCTGTGTGCAGTGGCAGTTCCTGCCGGAGAGGTGGACGGCGCCCAGTTCGGGCTCACCGTGGTGGGCCGGACCTTCGATGACGCCGTGGCCGCGGACATCGCCCGCCGCATCGAAGCCACCCCCGCCCCGCCTGCGCTCTTCGCCGCCGCGGCGGTGCCGGGCGGTGCACGACCGGAGGCAATCGCAGGAGCCAGCCAGCCGTCGTCGTCCGTTCCCTGGCCGGTGGCCGCGGGGGCAACGGCGCTGCCGCTGGTGGTGGTCGGCGCGCACCGGAAGGGGCAGCCGCTGGCGCAGCAGCTGGAGGAGCGCGGCGCATTCTGGGACGGCCCGGTCCGGACGGCTGCACGATACCGGATGGTGGCGCTGGATACAGTGCCGCCCAAGCCGGGCGTCTACCGGTCCGACGACGGCGCCGAACTGGTGGGGGAGCGGTGGCTGCTGTCCCCGGCCGCCCTGGGGACGTTCCTGGCGGACCTCCCCGAACCCATGCTGCTCGGTTCCATTCAGCTCGCCGACGGGTCCACCGCAGTCGGGTTCGCCTGCGACGCCGTTGCCGCCGAACGCGGGGAGGACATCACCGCCTGGGGCGACTGGCTGGCCGACCGCAGCGTGGCGCCGGCGCCGCGGACGGTATGGCGGGACCTCGGCGAGGCTGCGCTCGCCGGGTTCAGCCGCGGCGAACGGGGATAG
- a CDS encoding alpha/beta hydrolase, with translation MKERVLPTHDGGRLALYSYGTDDAPGEKRVLVIGGAFLTALIYRPFSIELAKGLGDGWAVDVYDRRGRGNSSGQPADYSMATEIEDVRTVLTATGARNILGHSLGGSVALNAVQEFTGTGFVPDKLAVYDAAVNIDGSIDTAWLDGFEDAVNNGRVGHALAHMKKATSPGSAMARIPEPVLAGLMAVLSRTKVNRMFQQVMPSGVGELRAAYDEKDHARDFSVLPAGTHFMAGGKSPSYYRVTAERLHAAVPGSTYQLSPKCFHGSIPAAVKELVTDISAYFKDEGPDGKPRPDTPDAIPVRRG, from the coding sequence GTGAAAGAACGGGTACTTCCAACGCACGACGGCGGCAGGCTGGCTTTGTACAGCTACGGCACCGATGATGCCCCGGGCGAAAAGCGGGTGCTGGTGATCGGCGGCGCGTTCCTCACGGCGCTGATCTACCGCCCGTTCTCGATTGAGCTGGCCAAGGGCCTGGGCGACGGCTGGGCTGTTGACGTGTATGACCGGCGGGGCCGGGGCAACTCGTCCGGACAGCCCGCGGACTACTCCATGGCCACCGAAATCGAGGATGTCCGCACTGTGCTCACAGCCACCGGCGCCCGGAATATCCTGGGCCACAGCCTGGGTGGCTCGGTGGCACTGAACGCCGTCCAGGAGTTCACCGGGACCGGGTTCGTCCCGGACAAGCTCGCCGTGTACGACGCGGCGGTGAACATCGACGGCAGCATCGACACCGCATGGCTGGACGGATTCGAGGACGCCGTGAACAACGGCAGGGTGGGTCACGCGCTGGCGCACATGAAGAAGGCCACCAGCCCGGGTTCAGCCATGGCCAGGATTCCGGAACCGGTCCTGGCCGGCCTGATGGCGGTGTTGTCGCGGACCAAGGTCAACAGGATGTTCCAGCAGGTCATGCCCAGCGGTGTGGGAGAGCTCAGGGCCGCGTACGACGAAAAGGACCACGCCAGGGACTTCAGCGTGCTGCCCGCCGGAACCCACTTCATGGCAGGCGGAAAGAGTCCCAGCTATTACAGGGTGACGGCGGAACGGCTCCACGCCGCTGTGCCGGGGAGCACCTACCAGCTGTCCCCCAAGTGCTTCCACGGCTCCATACCAGCGGCCGTGAAGGAACTGGTGACGGACATCTCGGCATACTTCAAGGACGAAGGTCCGGACGGGAAGCCCCGCCCGGACACTCCTGACGCTATCCCCGTTCGCCGCGGCTGA